The Micromonospora sp. WMMD961 genome has a segment encoding these proteins:
- the rsmI gene encoding 16S rRNA (cytidine(1402)-2'-O)-methyltransferase has product MGEMSEVGRLILLGAPLGNPADASARLREVLSSADVVAAEDTRRLTRLARDLDITVGGRIVSYFEGNEERRTPELVEAILGGYVVALVTDGGMPSVSDPGYRLVRATLDVGAPVTVAPGPSAVTTALAVSGLPCDRFCFEGFLPRTPGGRRSRLRALAAEERTLVFFEAPHRIGATLTDLADAFGADRPAALCRELTKTYEEVLRRPLGELARWAAEGDPRGEITLVVAGAPVTVPERPDDDTLRAAVAEREAAGRSRRDAITEVATEYALRRRDVYTIVHS; this is encoded by the coding sequence GTGGGTGAAATGTCCGAAGTTGGGCGCCTGATTCTGCTCGGTGCTCCACTCGGCAACCCCGCCGACGCCTCGGCCCGACTCCGGGAGGTGCTGAGTAGCGCCGACGTGGTCGCCGCCGAGGACACCCGCCGGCTCACCCGGCTGGCCCGCGACCTCGACATCACCGTCGGCGGTCGCATCGTCTCCTACTTCGAGGGCAACGAGGAGCGGCGCACCCCCGAGCTGGTCGAGGCCATCCTCGGCGGGTACGTGGTGGCGCTGGTCACCGACGGGGGGATGCCCAGCGTCTCCGACCCCGGCTACCGGCTGGTCCGTGCCACCTTGGATGTCGGGGCGCCGGTCACGGTCGCCCCGGGGCCGAGCGCGGTCACCACCGCGCTGGCCGTCTCCGGGCTGCCCTGCGACCGGTTCTGCTTCGAGGGCTTCCTGCCCCGCACCCCCGGCGGGCGACGATCCCGGCTTCGCGCGCTCGCCGCCGAGGAGCGCACCCTGGTCTTCTTCGAGGCGCCGCACCGGATCGGGGCGACACTCACCGACCTGGCCGACGCGTTCGGGGCGGACCGGCCGGCCGCGCTCTGCCGCGAACTCACCAAGACCTACGAGGAGGTGCTCCGCCGCCCGCTCGGCGAGCTGGCCCGGTGGGCCGCCGAGGGGGACCCGCGCGGAGAGATCACCCTGGTGGTGGCCGGAGCACCGGTGACCGTCCCGGAACGCCCGGACGACGACACCCTGCGCGCGGCGGTCGCCGAGCGGGAGGCCGCCGGCCGGTCCCGCCGCGACGCCATCACCGAGGTCGCCACCGAGTACGCGCTGCGCCGCCGGGACGTCTACACGATCGTGCACAGCTGA
- the metG gene encoding methionine--tRNA ligase: MSHVLAAVAWPYANGPRHIGHVSGFGVPSDVFARYMRMAGHDVLMVSGTDEHGTPIQVQADADGVTPRELADRYNRVIVEDLHGLGLSYDLFTRTTTRNHYAVVQELFEGMYRNGYIVPKTTMGAISPSTGRTLPDRYIEGTCPICGYDSARGDQCDNCGNQLDPIDLINPKSRINGETPKFVETEHFFLDLPALAEVLRQWLDTREGWRPNVLRFSRNLLDDLQPRAITRDLEWGVPIPLDGWRDRPDKRIYVWFDAVIGYLSASIEWARRSGDPEAWRKYWSADGEGKDARSYYFMGKDNIVFHSVIWPALLSGYSGEGSRDGEPGELGRLNLPTEVVSSEYLTMEGRKFSSSRKVVIYVRDFLERYDADALRYFIAAAGPESNDTDFTWAEFLRRNNDELVAGWGNLVNRSVSMAAKNFGAIPPVDPAGLTDADEALLAVARAGFATVGDLIGRHRQKQAIGEAMKVVAEANKYLSEQAPWKLKDEADKPRMGTILHVALQVISDANTLLTPFLPHSAQQVHELLGGTGVHAPMPVIEQVDDLDGGPAYPVLTGDYTVGARWESVPIEAGRPLAAPKPVFRKLDPSIVDEELARLAG, translated from the coding sequence ATGAGTCACGTTCTCGCGGCAGTGGCCTGGCCGTACGCCAACGGCCCCCGCCACATCGGCCACGTCTCCGGTTTCGGCGTTCCCTCCGACGTCTTCGCCCGGTACATGCGGATGGCCGGTCACGACGTGCTCATGGTCTCCGGCACCGACGAGCACGGCACCCCGATCCAGGTGCAGGCCGACGCCGACGGGGTCACCCCGCGCGAGCTGGCCGACCGGTACAACAGGGTGATCGTCGAGGACCTGCACGGTCTCGGTCTCTCCTACGACCTGTTCACCCGCACCACCACCCGCAACCACTACGCGGTGGTGCAGGAGTTGTTCGAGGGGATGTACCGCAACGGCTACATCGTGCCGAAGACCACCATGGGTGCCATCTCCCCGTCCACCGGGCGCACCCTGCCCGACCGCTACATCGAGGGCACCTGCCCGATCTGCGGGTACGACAGCGCCCGGGGCGACCAGTGCGACAACTGCGGCAACCAGCTCGACCCGATCGACCTGATCAACCCGAAGTCGCGGATCAACGGGGAAACCCCGAAGTTCGTCGAGACCGAGCACTTCTTCCTGGACCTGCCCGCCCTGGCCGAGGTGCTGCGGCAGTGGCTGGACACCCGCGAGGGGTGGCGGCCCAACGTGCTGCGGTTCTCCCGCAACCTGCTCGACGACCTCCAGCCCCGGGCGATCACCCGCGACCTGGAGTGGGGCGTGCCGATCCCACTCGACGGCTGGCGGGATCGCCCGGACAAGCGGATCTACGTCTGGTTCGACGCGGTGATCGGCTACCTGTCCGCCTCGATCGAGTGGGCCCGCCGCTCCGGCGACCCGGAGGCGTGGCGGAAGTACTGGTCCGCCGACGGGGAGGGTAAGGACGCCCGGTCCTACTACTTCATGGGCAAGGACAACATCGTCTTCCACTCGGTGATCTGGCCGGCGCTGCTCTCCGGCTACTCCGGCGAGGGCTCCCGCGACGGTGAGCCGGGCGAGCTGGGCCGGCTCAACCTGCCCACCGAGGTCGTGTCGAGTGAGTACCTGACGATGGAGGGGCGCAAGTTCTCCTCGTCCCGCAAGGTGGTCATCTACGTCCGCGACTTCCTGGAGCGCTACGACGCCGACGCGCTGCGCTACTTCATCGCCGCCGCCGGCCCGGAGAGCAACGACACCGACTTCACCTGGGCCGAGTTCCTGCGCCGCAACAACGACGAGCTGGTCGCCGGCTGGGGCAACCTGGTCAACCGGTCCGTCTCGATGGCGGCGAAGAACTTCGGCGCGATCCCGCCGGTCGACCCGGCCGGGCTCACCGACGCCGACGAGGCGCTGCTCGCGGTGGCCCGGGCCGGGTTCGCCACGGTCGGCGACCTGATCGGCCGGCACCGGCAGAAGCAGGCCATCGGTGAGGCCATGAAGGTGGTCGCCGAGGCCAACAAGTATCTGTCCGAGCAGGCGCCGTGGAAGCTCAAGGACGAGGCGGACAAGCCCCGGATGGGCACCATCCTGCACGTCGCCCTCCAGGTGATCAGCGACGCCAACACGCTGCTCACCCCGTTCCTGCCGCACTCCGCGCAGCAGGTGCACGAGCTGCTCGGCGGCACCGGTGTGCACGCCCCGATGCCCGTCATCGAGCAGGTCGACGACCTGGACGGCGGCCCGGCGTACCCCGTGCTCACCGGTGACTACACCGTCGGCGCGCGCTGGGAGTCGGTGCCCATCGAGGCGGGCCGGCCGCTGGCGGCGCCGAAGCCGGTGTTCCGCAAGCTCGACCCGTCGATCGTCGACGAGGAACTGGCCCGGCTGGCGGGCTGA
- a CDS encoding TatD family hydrolase has product MLSLMSEPTESRRERAARRAGEFPPAPEPLPRAVLDSHTHLDITVSEAGVPGGGSAGDPVAVAIELATRVGVDRLVQVGVDVASSQWGADIAERYPAVLATVALHPNEAPRLTDLDEALRQIESLAAHDRVRGIGETGMDFFRTGDEGRAAQEESFRAHIAIAKRYGKALVIHDRDAHKDVLRILDDEGAPDRVVLHCFSGDADFARECVRRGYLLSFAGTVTFGSAAALREAAALTPVDQILVETDAPYLTPTPHRGRPNASYLIPLTVRALAQTTGTDLDELCAAISATGDRAFGPW; this is encoded by the coding sequence ATGCTGTCGCTGATGAGCGAGCCCACTGAATCGCGCCGAGAGCGCGCCGCCCGGCGGGCCGGAGAGTTTCCGCCCGCCCCCGAGCCGCTGCCCCGGGCGGTACTGGACAGCCACACCCACCTGGACATCACGGTCAGCGAGGCCGGTGTGCCCGGCGGGGGGTCGGCCGGCGACCCGGTCGCGGTGGCGATCGAGTTGGCCACCAGGGTCGGGGTGGACCGGCTGGTCCAGGTGGGCGTCGACGTCGCCTCGTCCCAGTGGGGCGCGGACATCGCCGAGCGGTATCCCGCCGTGCTGGCCACCGTGGCGTTGCACCCCAACGAGGCGCCCCGGCTGACCGACCTCGACGAGGCGCTGCGGCAGATCGAGTCGCTGGCCGCCCACGATCGGGTCCGGGGGATCGGCGAGACCGGAATGGACTTCTTCCGGACCGGCGACGAGGGGCGTGCCGCACAGGAGGAGAGCTTCCGGGCGCACATCGCCATCGCCAAGCGGTACGGCAAGGCACTGGTCATCCACGACCGGGACGCCCACAAGGACGTACTGCGGATCCTGGACGACGAGGGCGCGCCGGACCGGGTGGTGCTGCACTGCTTCTCCGGTGACGCCGACTTCGCCCGCGAGTGCGTCCGCCGTGGTTACCTGCTCAGCTTCGCTGGCACCGTCACGTTCGGCAGCGCCGCCGCGCTGCGCGAGGCCGCCGCGCTCACCCCCGTCGACCAGATCCTGGTGGAGACCGACGCCCCGTACCTCACCCCGACGCCGCACCGTGGTCGGCCGAACGCGTCGTACCTGATTCCGTTGACCGTCCGGGCGCTCGCCCAGACCACCGGCACCGATCTGGACGAGCTGTGCGCGGCCATCTCCGCCACCGGCGACCGGGCTTTCGGCCCGTGGTGA
- the rsmA gene encoding 16S rRNA (adenine(1518)-N(6)/adenine(1519)-N(6))-dimethyltransferase RsmA, producing MTGLLGPAEIRELAARLGVAPTKKLGQNFVHDPNTVRRIVTAAGLTPDDVALEVGPGLGSLTLGLLPIAGHVHAVEIDPVLAGALPETAARHAAADADRLTVHRADALRVDAAELADPPPTALVANLPYNVAVPVVLHLLAVLPTLRHGLVMVQKEVADRLVAGPGSKVYGIPSVKLAWYAQARGAGRVPPNVFWPVPNVDSGLVAFTCHEPPRVDVPRERVFAVVDAAFAQRRKTLRAALAGWAGSADRAAAALTAAGVDPGARGESLTVEQFAAIAASAPVGTPGAK from the coding sequence ATGACCGGTCTCCTCGGCCCGGCGGAGATCCGGGAACTCGCCGCCCGGCTGGGTGTCGCGCCCACCAAGAAGCTGGGCCAGAACTTCGTGCACGACCCGAACACCGTGCGCCGGATCGTCACCGCGGCCGGTCTGACCCCCGACGACGTGGCCCTGGAAGTCGGCCCTGGGCTCGGCTCGCTGACCCTGGGGTTGTTGCCGATCGCCGGGCACGTGCACGCCGTGGAGATCGATCCGGTGCTGGCCGGTGCGCTGCCGGAGACCGCCGCGCGGCACGCCGCCGCGGACGCCGACCGGCTCACCGTGCACCGCGCGGACGCCCTGCGCGTCGACGCCGCCGAGTTGGCCGACCCGCCGCCGACCGCGCTGGTGGCGAACCTGCCCTACAACGTCGCGGTGCCCGTGGTGCTGCACCTGCTCGCCGTGCTGCCCACCCTGCGGCACGGCCTGGTCATGGTGCAGAAGGAGGTCGCCGACCGGCTGGTCGCCGGTCCCGGCTCCAAGGTGTACGGAATCCCGTCGGTCAAACTCGCCTGGTACGCCCAGGCCCGGGGCGCCGGACGGGTTCCCCCGAACGTGTTCTGGCCGGTGCCCAACGTCGACTCCGGCCTGGTCGCCTTCACCTGCCACGAACCGCCCCGAGTCGACGTACCCCGGGAACGGGTCTTCGCCGTGGTCGACGCGGCGTTCGCGCAGCGGCGCAAGACGCTGCGCGCCGCGTTGGCCGGCTGGGCCGGTAGCGCGGACCGGGCCGCCGCCGCGCTCACCGCGGCCGGCGTCGACCCCGGTGCCCGGGGGGAGTCCCTCACCGTCGAGCAGTTCGCCGCCATCGCCGCGTCGGCTCCGGTCGGTACGCCGGGCGCGAAGTAG
- a CDS encoding 4-(cytidine 5'-diphospho)-2-C-methyl-D-erythritol kinase, translated as MTEAWRPDGEDERRGAIGPVKVRVPAKVNLHLGVGPLRRDGYHELNTVYHAISIYDELTARRGDTLALTMEGEGTGELALDDTNLVIRAAHALAGYAGVLPHARLHLRKQIPLAGGLAGGSADAAAALVACDALWGTGLSRDELAGIAADLGSDVPFLIYGGTALGTGRGEAISPVLARPTTWHWVVAIADVGLSTPAAYRELDRLRDSGASGAPLGPTDALLGALRQRDPRVLARTLGNDLQDAALAMHPALADTLKAGEEAGALTGIVSGSGPTCVFLAADAADAERIAAELTAADVCREARVAHGPVAGARVG; from the coding sequence GTGACCGAGGCCTGGCGTCCGGACGGCGAGGACGAGCGACGCGGGGCCATCGGGCCGGTGAAGGTCCGGGTGCCCGCGAAGGTCAATCTGCACCTCGGGGTGGGCCCTCTGCGCCGGGACGGCTACCACGAGCTGAACACCGTCTACCACGCCATCTCGATCTACGACGAGTTGACCGCCCGTCGGGGTGACACGCTCGCCCTGACCATGGAGGGCGAGGGCACCGGCGAGCTGGCCCTGGACGACACCAACCTGGTGATCCGCGCGGCGCACGCCCTCGCCGGGTACGCGGGTGTGCTGCCGCACGCCCGGCTGCACCTGCGCAAGCAGATCCCGCTCGCCGGCGGGCTGGCCGGCGGCAGCGCCGACGCGGCCGCCGCGCTGGTGGCCTGTGACGCTCTCTGGGGCACCGGGCTGTCCCGCGACGAGCTGGCCGGGATCGCCGCCGACCTCGGCTCCGACGTGCCGTTCCTGATCTACGGGGGCACCGCGCTGGGCACCGGCCGGGGTGAGGCGATCAGCCCGGTGTTGGCCCGCCCGACCACCTGGCACTGGGTGGTGGCGATCGCCGACGTCGGTCTCTCCACCCCCGCCGCGTACCGCGAGTTGGACCGGCTGCGCGACTCCGGTGCCTCCGGTGCCCCGCTGGGCCCCACCGACGCCCTGCTGGGCGCGCTGCGTCAACGCGACCCCCGGGTGCTCGCCCGGACGCTCGGCAACGACCTCCAGGACGCCGCCCTGGCCATGCACCCGGCGCTGGCCGACACCCTCAAGGCCGGCGAGGAGGCCGGAGCGCTTACCGGGATCGTCTCCGGCTCCGGCCCGACCTGCGTGTTCCTCGCCGCCGACGCGGCCGACGCGGAGCGGATCGCCGCCGAGTTGACCGCCGCGGACGTGTGCCGGGAGGCGCGGGTCGCACACGGCCCGGTCGCCGGCGCCCGCGTCGGCTGA
- a CDS encoding ABC-F family ATP-binding cassette domain-containing protein has protein sequence MANIVNLDRVSKGYGAAGRLLTDVSLGLDDADRIGVVGLNGAGKSTLLRLLTKQEGPDDGRVTHRRDLRVLWLPQQLTLAPDATVRDVVLGTAWLAEGMGAEHEWAGDAGVRAILDGLGMPHLGLDQPVGPMSGGERRRVALAALLVRDSDLLILDEPTNHLDVGGVDWLARHLVGRKGSLVVVTHDRWFLDAVCTTTWEVADQTVRAYEGGFAAWTLARAERERVAAATEARRQNLLRKEIAWLRRGPPARTSKPQFRIDAANALIADVPPARDTMSLQRMAVSRLGKQVYELENVELHAGPKEILRDVTWLVGPGDRIAILGANGAGKTTLLRMLAGITRPDGGRLGTGSTVRPAFLSQELAELPGHLRVLEAVEEVARRVQLGDREVSASQLAEVFGFDDRRLWTPVSDLSGGERRRLQMLRLLAGEPNVLLFDEPTNDLDTDTLAALEDLLDSWPGTIIVASHDRYLIERVTDTAYGMFGDGRLVHLPGGVDEYLARTAERAGTTRPGANPTATPSGPTASGMSAAEVRQARKELSRLERQLGKLDQRETTLLDQLAADATDYARVAELDAQLKDLRAERERIEESWMTLAEDLPES, from the coding sequence GTGGCGAACATCGTCAATCTGGACCGGGTGTCCAAGGGGTACGGCGCGGCAGGGCGGCTGCTCACGGACGTCTCGCTCGGCCTGGACGACGCCGACCGGATCGGCGTGGTCGGCCTCAACGGCGCCGGCAAGTCCACCCTGCTGCGGCTGCTGACCAAGCAGGAGGGCCCCGACGACGGCCGGGTGACGCACCGCCGCGACCTGCGCGTGCTGTGGCTGCCGCAGCAGCTCACGCTCGCCCCCGACGCCACCGTCCGGGACGTGGTGCTGGGCACCGCCTGGCTCGCCGAGGGCATGGGCGCCGAGCACGAGTGGGCCGGCGACGCCGGGGTGCGTGCCATCCTCGACGGTCTCGGCATGCCGCACCTGGGTCTCGACCAGCCGGTCGGCCCGATGTCCGGTGGCGAACGACGCCGGGTGGCGCTCGCCGCGCTGCTCGTCCGCGACTCCGATCTGCTCATCCTCGACGAGCCGACCAACCATCTCGACGTCGGCGGTGTCGACTGGCTGGCCCGGCACCTGGTCGGCCGTAAGGGCTCCCTGGTGGTGGTCACCCACGACCGGTGGTTCCTCGACGCGGTCTGCACCACCACCTGGGAGGTCGCGGACCAGACCGTTCGCGCCTACGAGGGTGGCTTCGCCGCCTGGACCCTGGCCCGAGCCGAGCGCGAGCGCGTCGCCGCCGCGACCGAGGCCCGCCGGCAGAACCTCCTCCGCAAGGAGATCGCCTGGCTGCGCCGTGGCCCGCCGGCCCGAACCTCCAAGCCGCAGTTCCGCATCGACGCCGCGAACGCGTTAATCGCCGACGTGCCGCCGGCACGGGACACCATGTCCCTGCAACGGATGGCCGTCTCCCGGCTCGGCAAGCAGGTGTACGAGCTGGAGAACGTCGAGCTGCACGCCGGCCCCAAGGAGATCCTGCGCGACGTGACCTGGCTGGTCGGTCCGGGCGACCGGATCGCCATCCTCGGCGCCAACGGCGCCGGCAAGACCACGTTGCTGCGGATGCTCGCCGGTATCACCCGCCCCGACGGTGGCCGTCTCGGTACCGGCTCCACCGTGCGGCCCGCGTTCCTGTCCCAGGAGCTCGCCGAGCTGCCCGGGCACCTGCGCGTGCTCGAAGCCGTCGAGGAGGTCGCCCGCCGGGTGCAGCTCGGTGACCGGGAGGTCTCCGCGTCCCAGCTCGCGGAGGTGTTCGGCTTCGACGACCGCCGGCTCTGGACCCCGGTGAGCGACCTCTCCGGTGGGGAACGCCGCCGGTTGCAGATGCTGCGGCTGCTCGCGGGAGAGCCCAACGTCCTGCTCTTCGACGAGCCCACCAACGACCTGGACACCGACACCCTCGCCGCGTTGGAGGACCTGCTCGACTCGTGGCCCGGCACGATCATCGTGGCGAGCCACGACCGCTACCTGATCGAGCGGGTCACCGACACGGCGTACGGCATGTTCGGCGACGGCCGGCTGGTGCACCTGCCGGGCGGTGTGGACGAGTACCTCGCGCGGACCGCGGAGCGGGCCGGTACCACCCGGCCCGGTGCCAACCCGACCGCCACGCCCAGCGGGCCGACCGCGAGCGGCATGTCCGCCGCCGAGGTCCGCCAGGCCCGCAAGGAACTGAGCCGGCTGGAGCGGCAGCTCGGCAAACTCGACCAGCGCGAGACCACGTTGCTCGACCAGCTCGCGGCGGACGCCACCGACTACGCCCGGGTCGCCGAATTGGACGCCCAGCTCAAGGATCTGCGCGCCGAGCGGGAGCGGATCGAGGAGAGCTGGATGACTCTCGCCGAGGACCTTCCCGAGAGCTGA
- a CDS encoding DUF4383 domain-containing protein: protein MAHTPVNHPARPIYRAIGGLTGLYLVVFGVLGIVESTGNEILAQDGTRVLGQGTNLGFSLLSVLLGIVVLVGTALGRNIDVAINQWLAYALMVIGLGGLAFIRTDANIFNFSITTVVVVLTASLVLLMVGMYGKVGTDEEAEAFQKARLVL, encoded by the coding sequence ATGGCCCACACCCCCGTCAACCACCCCGCGCGGCCGATCTACCGGGCGATCGGCGGGCTCACCGGTCTGTACCTGGTCGTCTTCGGTGTGCTCGGCATCGTCGAGAGCACCGGCAACGAGATCCTCGCCCAGGACGGCACCCGGGTCCTCGGTCAGGGCACCAACCTCGGCTTCTCGCTGCTCAGCGTGCTGCTCGGGATCGTCGTGCTGGTCGGCACCGCGCTCGGCCGCAACATCGACGTGGCGATCAACCAGTGGCTGGCGTACGCCCTGATGGTGATCGGCCTGGGTGGTCTCGCGTTCATCCGGACCGACGCCAACATCTTCAACTTCAGCATCACCACGGTGGTCGTGGTGCTGACGGCTTCCCTGGTGCTGCTCATGGTCGGCATGTACGGCAAGGTTGGCACGGACGAGGAGGCGGAGGCGTTCCAGAAGGCTCGCCTCGTGCTCTGA
- a CDS encoding DUF4383 domain-containing protein, protein MPHFPVNHPARPLYRVLSGLVGVYILVFGVWGVAETIGDPLFARTSTWALGLRTNLAFSLASVIFGIVLIIGASRRSNLGHYMNLTAGVVFLVTSILMMSVLQTDANFLNFSMSTVVVSMLFGLILFGTGLYDKVGPAEHAEAELERRKHPVADAHRR, encoded by the coding sequence ATGCCGCACTTTCCGGTCAACCATCCGGCACGGCCGCTCTACCGGGTCCTCTCCGGTCTGGTCGGCGTCTACATCCTGGTCTTCGGCGTCTGGGGCGTCGCCGAGACGATCGGCGACCCGCTCTTCGCCCGGACCAGCACCTGGGCCCTCGGGCTCCGGACCAACCTGGCCTTCTCGCTCGCCTCGGTGATCTTCGGAATCGTCCTGATCATCGGGGCGTCGCGACGGAGCAACCTCGGCCACTACATGAACCTCACCGCGGGTGTGGTGTTCCTGGTGACCAGCATCCTGATGATGTCAGTGCTGCAGACCGACGCGAACTTCCTCAACTTCTCGATGTCGACAGTGGTCGTGTCGATGCTGTTCGGTCTGATCCTGTTCGGCACCGGCCTGTACGACAAGGTCGGCCCGGCCGAGCACGCCGAGGCGGAGCTGGAACGCCGTAAACACCCGGTGGCCGACGCCCACCGCCGCTGA
- a CDS encoding TetR/AcrR family transcriptional regulator encodes MPEVTDGGDGVGGRRATPPTPAPKAKPTSRVRMSAAQRREQLIATGRQLFAERGFDATSIEEVAARAKVSKPVVYEHFGGKEGLYAVVVDREVRALLDRITTALTAGHPRELLEQAALALLGYIEEETSGFRVLVRESPLMSGTANFSSVMNDVAHQVEHILGAEFKSRGYDPKLAELYSQALVGMVALTGRWWLEVRKPRKETVAAHLVNLAWNGLSHLEAKPTLITARRR; translated from the coding sequence ATGCCCGAGGTCACTGACGGCGGCGACGGTGTCGGCGGCCGGCGGGCAACGCCGCCCACCCCGGCACCGAAGGCCAAACCCACCTCCCGGGTGCGCATGTCGGCGGCCCAGCGACGGGAGCAGTTGATCGCGACCGGCCGGCAGCTCTTCGCCGAGCGCGGCTTCGACGCCACCTCGATCGAGGAGGTGGCCGCTCGCGCCAAGGTCTCCAAGCCGGTCGTCTACGAGCACTTCGGCGGCAAGGAGGGGCTGTACGCGGTGGTGGTGGATCGGGAGGTCCGGGCCCTACTGGACCGGATCACCACGGCGCTCACCGCCGGGCACCCACGGGAGCTGCTGGAACAGGCGGCGTTGGCCCTGCTGGGTTACATCGAGGAGGAGACCAGCGGCTTCCGGGTCCTGGTCCGCGAGTCGCCACTGATGTCCGGCACGGCCAACTTCAGCAGCGTGATGAACGACGTGGCGCACCAGGTCGAGCACATCCTGGGCGCCGAGTTCAAGAGCCGGGGGTACGACCCGAAACTCGCCGAGCTCTACTCACAGGCGCTCGTCGGCATGGTGGCCCTGACCGGGCGCTGGTGGCTGGAGGTGCGCAAGCCGCGCAAGGAGACGGTGGCGGCGCACCTCGTCAACCTGGCGTGGAACGGGCTGTCGCACCTGGAGGCGAAGCCGACCCTGATCACCGCCCGCCGCCGCTGA
- a CDS encoding acyl-CoA desaturase — protein sequence MSTALLDPNPAAPGPKPLTDGSQSPGILAALWAFVVIPFVALLVAVPVAWGGWLGWTDVIIGLVWYVVSGLGITVGFHRYFTHGSFKAKRWLRVTLAVAGSLAVQGEIIQWVADHRRHHAFSDLEGDPHSPWRFGTSFWALSRGLFHAHVGWLFRRELSNRERFAPDLIADRDISRVDRLFPALVAVSLLGPALIGGLVTWSWQGALTAFFWAGLVRIGLLHHVTWAINSVCHVYGERPFAMRQGDRASNFWPLAILSFGESWHNLHHADPTSARHGVLRGQVDISARVIWLFEKVGAATQVRWPKPERLAAKLVKPVAPR from the coding sequence ATGTCCACTGCCCTGCTCGATCCCAACCCCGCCGCACCGGGCCCCAAGCCCCTCACCGACGGCAGCCAGTCCCCCGGCATCCTGGCCGCACTGTGGGCCTTCGTGGTGATCCCCTTCGTCGCCCTGCTGGTCGCCGTGCCGGTTGCCTGGGGCGGCTGGCTCGGCTGGACCGACGTGATCATCGGCCTGGTCTGGTACGTCGTCTCCGGGCTCGGCATCACCGTCGGCTTCCACCGCTACTTCACGCACGGCTCGTTCAAGGCCAAGCGGTGGCTACGGGTGACGCTGGCGGTCGCGGGTTCGCTGGCGGTGCAGGGCGAAATCATCCAGTGGGTCGCCGACCACCGCCGGCACCACGCGTTCTCCGACCTGGAGGGCGACCCGCACTCCCCGTGGCGCTTCGGCACCAGCTTCTGGGCGTTGAGCCGGGGCCTGTTCCACGCGCACGTGGGCTGGCTGTTCCGCCGCGAACTGTCCAACCGCGAGCGTTTCGCACCAGACCTGATCGCCGACCGTGACATCAGCCGGGTCGACCGCCTCTTCCCCGCGCTGGTGGCCGTCTCACTGCTCGGCCCGGCGCTGATCGGCGGCCTGGTGACCTGGTCGTGGCAGGGCGCGCTGACCGCGTTCTTCTGGGCCGGGCTGGTCCGGATCGGCCTGCTGCACCACGTCACCTGGGCGATCAACTCGGTCTGCCACGTCTACGGCGAGCGGCCCTTCGCGATGCGTCAGGGCGACCGCGCGTCGAACTTCTGGCCGCTGGCGATCCTGTCGTTCGGCGAGAGCTGGCACAACCTGCACCACGCCGACCCGACCAGCGCACGGCACGGCGTCCTGCGTGGCCAGGTGGACATCTCCGCCCGGGTGATCTGGCTGTTCGAGAAGGTCGGCGCGGCGACGCAGGTGCGCTGGCCGAAGCCGGAACGCCTCGCCGCGAAGCTGGTGAAGCCGGTCGCACCCCGGTAA
- a CDS encoding helix-turn-helix domain-containing protein — MLRGVPPPARPRRPNAKDELRDQAERLRLGGLSIPVIAERLGISRSTAYLWLRHLPLDANSAAALVRRRAHSKAMADARWSAHREARDAARQETIEAAAAWVKQLRYRELITVGAAIYWAEGAKAKPWRPNDCRVRFVNSDPMLIGLFLRFTEAMGVDKRTLRYRVSIHESADPAAPACWWAEQVGVSVDEFQPTALKRHNPGTNRHNTGIDYRGCLVVEVPKSTRLYWKIEGIMKGMSDGVAADER; from the coding sequence ATGCTGCGCGGGGTTCCTCCGCCGGCCCGGCCCCGGCGACCGAATGCGAAGGACGAGTTGCGTGATCAGGCTGAGCGCCTGCGGCTCGGTGGCCTGTCGATTCCGGTTATCGCCGAGCGACTGGGGATCAGTCGGTCCACCGCATACCTGTGGCTGCGCCACCTTCCACTCGACGCGAACAGTGCGGCGGCTCTGGTTCGGCGCAGAGCGCATTCGAAGGCCATGGCCGACGCCCGATGGTCAGCTCACCGGGAGGCGCGGGATGCCGCGCGGCAGGAGACGATCGAGGCAGCTGCTGCCTGGGTGAAGCAGCTGCGCTACCGAGAGCTAATCACGGTCGGTGCGGCGATCTACTGGGCCGAGGGTGCCAAGGCCAAGCCGTGGCGCCCCAACGACTGTCGAGTCCGGTTCGTCAACAGCGACCCGATGCTCATCGGTCTTTTCCTCCGCTTCACAGAGGCGATGGGGGTGGACAAGCGGACCTTGCGGTACCGCGTCAGCATTCACGAGTCAGCCGACCCGGCGGCCCCGGCCTGTTGGTGGGCCGAGCAGGTCGGCGTGTCGGTCGACGAGTTCCAGCCCACCGCGCTCAAGCGTCACAACCCGGGCACCAACCGACACAACACCGGGATCGATTACCGGGGGTGCCTCGTGGTTGAGGTGCCCAAGTCGACGCGGCTCTACTGGAAGATCGAAGGGATCATGAAGGGGATGAGTGATGGCGTGGCGGCGGATGAGCGCTAA